AGCTGCGACTTCCGGAGGGACCCGCTGGGCCGTTCGAGCGCTTTTCGCGGTGCGGGCGCATCCGGGCCGCACTCGTCGGGGTTGCATGGTGCGGGGTTCACGGGGGTCGACTGAGGCGGGGCGGTGGCGAAGAAGGAATCGGGTGGCGGCGGCGTGGCGCTCGTGGCCGCGGTCCTCGTCGTGCTCGCCGGAGCGGGCGGCGCCGGCGGCGCGGCGCTGAACTCCGGCGCGGGCGGCGCCGGGGGCGCGGCGCCCGTCGAGAGCATCGGCGTGCGCAAGTGGGACGCCAAGCGCAGCGCGCGCGGCGGGGACGTCGAGGGCGCGGTCGCCCACCTGGGCGCGCGGATCACCAAGCAGGCCGTCAAGCAGGAGCTGGACTGCCACGCCAACTCGTTCGGCCGGGTCCGCGACTTCTTCGCGCACACGCCGTGCACCTCGCTGGACCGCCTGCTGCTGGCGGTCGGCGACGGCGCGGGCGGCGAGGCCGTCGTCTCGGTCGCCTGGGTCACCTTCCCCGGCCGCAGGCAGGCCCGCCAGTTCGAGGACGTCGTGGACGTGCACGGCTCGGGCGACGTGCGACCGCTCAGCACGACCGTCCTGGGCATGGCGGACATCCCGTTCACCGCCGTGCACTACTGGTCGGAGACCGTGGACACGACCATCACGATCGCCGAGTCCGAACCCGCGGGCGGCACGCCCGACCCGGAACTGGTGGACGCGCTCGCCGAGGTCGCGGCGCAACTACCGCGACCGTAGGGAGGGCGGCGACCCCGGACCGGGTCGCCGCCCTCCTCGCGAACGAACTACAGCACCACGTTGACCAGCCGGCCCGGGACGACGATGACCTTGCGCGGTTCCTTGCCGGCCAGCAGCTCGGCCACCTTCCCCTCGGCCAGCGCCGCCGCCCTCACCTCGTCCTGCGACGCCGACGCGGCGACGACGACGCGCGCCCGCACCTTGCCGTTGACCTGGATCGGGTACTCGGCGGTGTCCTCCACCAGGTACGCCTCGTCGGCCACCGGGAACGGGCCGTGGGCCAGCGACCCGGTGTGGCCCAGCTTCGCCCACAGCTCCTCGGCCACGTGCGGGCTCAGCGGCGCCAGCATCAGCACCAGCGGCTCGGCCAGGACCCGCGGCGCACCGCCCGGGTAGTGCTTCGTGACGTGGTTGTTCAGCTCGATCAGCTTCGCGCCGGCCGTGTTGTAGCGCAGGTTCGCGTAGTCGTCGTGCACGCCCGCGATCGTCCTGTGCAGCAGGCGCAGCGCTTCCTCGCCCGGCTCCTCCGAGGTCACCCGCAGCTCGCCGGTGCTCTCGTCGACCAGGTTGCGCCACAGCCGTTGCAGGAACCGCTGCGCGCCGACGACGTCCTTCGTCGCCCACGGCCGCGACACGTCCATCGGGCCCATGGACATCTCGTACAGCCGGAACGTGTCCGCGCCGTACTTCTCGCACATCTCGTCGGGCGTGACGACGTTCTTCAGGCTCTTGCCCATCTTGCCGTACTCGCGCCGCACCTCCCCGCCCTCGAAGAAGTACTTGCCGCCGCGCTCCTCCACCCGCTCGGCGGGCACGTACGCGCCGCGCGCGTCGGTGTAGGCGTACGCCTCGATGTAGCCCTGGTTGAACAGCCGCCGATACGGCTCGTCGCCCGTCAGGTGCCCCAGGTCGAACAGCACCTTCTGCCAGAACCGCGCGTACAGCAGGTGCAGCACGGCGTGCTCGACGCCGCCGATGTACAGGTCGACGCCGCCCGGGTCCGCGTCACCGTGCTCGGCCGGGCGCGGGCCCAGCCAGTAGCGCTCGTTCTCCGCGTTGACGAACCGCTCGGTCTCGGTCGGGTCCACGTACCGCAGCTGGTACCAGCACGACCCCGCCCAGTTGGGCATGGTGTTGGTCTCGCGGCGGTACTTCCTGGGGCCGTCGCCCAGGTCCAGCTCGACGGTCACCCAGTCCTCGGCGCGCGACAGCGGCGGCGACGGCTCGGAGTTCGCGTCCTCCGGCTCGAACGTGCGCGGCGAGTAGTCGTCCACCTCCGGCAGCTCGATCGGCAGCATCGACTCGGGCACCGCGACGGGCGTGCCGTCCTCGTCGTAGACGATCGGGAACGGCTCGCCCCAGTACCGCTGGCGGGAGAACAGCCAGTCGCGCAGCTTGAACTGCACGGTGCCCTCGCCGCGGTCGTGCTCCTCCAGCCAGGCGATGACCTTCTTCTTCGCCTCGGCGACGTCCAGGCCGTCCAGGCTCAGGCTGCTCTCGTGGCTGCTGTTGATCGCGGGGCCCGCGCCCGTGTACGCCTCGCCGTCGAAGCCCTCGGACGGCTGCACGGTGCGGATGATCGGCAGGTCGAACTTCTTCGCGAAGTCCCAGTCGCGCTGGTCCTGGCCGGGCACGGCCATGATCGCGCCGGTGCCGTAGCCCATCAGCACGTAGTCCGCGACGTACACCGGGATCTGCGCGCCGTTGACCGGGTTGGTGGCGTGCGCGCCGGTGAAGACGCCGGTCTTGTCCTTGTTCTCCTGCCGGTCCAGGTCGGACTTGCGCGCCACCTCGCGCCGGTAGGCGGCGATCTCGTCGGCCCGCTCGGGCGCGGCGATCACGTCGACCAGCGGGTGCTCGGGCGCCAGCACCACGTAGGTGGCGCCGAACAGCGTGTCCGGGCGGGTGGTGAACACCTCGATGTCGTGGTCCCCGACCGCGAACCTGACCCGCGCGCCGTGGGAGCGGCCGATCCAGTTCCGCTGCATCGCCTTGACCTTCTCCGGCCAGTCCAGCCGGTCCAGGTCGTCCACCAGGCGGTCCGAGTAGGCGGTGATCCGCATCATCCACTGGCGCAGGGAGCGGCGGAACACCGGGAAGTTGCCGCGCTCGCTGCGGCCGTCGGCGGTGACCTCCTCGTTCGCCAGCACGGTGCCCAGGCCGGGGCACCAGTTCACCGGCGCCTCGGACAGGTAGGCCAGGCGGTGCTGCCCCAGCAGCTTCTCCCGCTCGGGGCCGGTCAGCTCGGCCCACGGCGTGTCGGGCGTGGCGCGCTCACCCGACTCGAACTCGGCGACCAGCTCGGCGATCGGCCGGGCCTTGGCCGCGCGCGGGTCGTACCAGGAGTTGAAGATCTGCAGGAAGATCCACTGGGTCCACTTGTAGTAGTCCGGATCGATCGTGGAGATCCGCCGGCGCTCGTCGTGGCCCAGGCCCAGCCTGCGGATCTGCCGCAGGTAGGTCCGGATGTTGTCCTCGGTGGTCTTGCGCGGGTGCCGGCCGGTCTGCACGGCGTACTGCTCGGCGGGCAGGCCGAACGCGTCGAAGCCCATCGTGTGCAGGACGTTGCGGCCGTTCATCCGGTGGTACCGGGCGTAGACGTCCGTGCCGATGAAGCCCAGCGGGTGGCCCACGTGCAGGCCCGAGCCCGACGGGTACGGGAACATGTCCTGCACGAACAGCTTGTCCGCGGGCACGTCGCCCTGGAGCGGGCCGACCGGGTTCGGCGCGTGGAAGGTGCCGTGCTCCTCCCAGTGCTGCTGCCACCGCTTCTCGATCTCGCCGGCCAGTTCGGCGGTGTAGCGGAAGGCGGGCTTCTCGTCCGCCGCGTCGGTGCTCATCGGGATGTCCCTCTCCATCGGATACCTGCCCCTGACATGACGAAACCCCCCAGCCTGGATGAGGCATGAGGGGTTGCCGCGCCGACCTGGCCTGACGAGGTCTGCGCGGCTAGCTAAGGAGCAGGCGGGCCTTGCTCATGCCGCCAACGGTATCAGCGCGGCGCAAGCGCGACGACGCGGTGGGCGCCTCCCGGTGCAGCGGACGTCACGCGGGGCTGGTTCGCCCGGGGGCGGAGGACCGGCCTACCCTCGTCAGGGTGAACATCGTGCTGCCTGTGGTACTGGGTCTGATCGGCGTCGCCTTCGGAGCGGTCGGCTTCCTGGGCCTGCGCGGGGCGCTGCACCGCAACCGGTTCTTCGGCGTGCGCACCAAGGCCACCCTCCGCGACGACGAGGCGTTCGCCCTGGCCAACAAGATCGCGGCCGTGCCCACCCTGGCGGCGGGCGCCATCGCGCTGGTCGCGGCGGTCGCGGGCGCGGTCAACCCGGCCGCCTCCCTGGTCATCGGCCTGATCGGGCTCGTCGGCAGCGTCGTGGTCGCGAGCGCGGGCGGCGTGCTGGGGCACCGGGCGGCCGAGGTCATGCCCGAGTCCGCCCCGGCCGGCTGCGGCGGGTGCGCCTGCGCCGGCGGCGGGTGCGGCGTGCTCTCCCGCGCCTGACCCTCAGTTCCGGCGGACGTCCGTCGGGAACGTGGCCAGCAGCGCCGTCGGCATGCCCTGGCGGCGCAGCACCCGACCCCACAGGTCGACGCCGGGCGGCGTGAGCACGTCGTCGGGCAGGCCCTTGACCACGATCCAGTCGCCGCGCTCGACCTCGCCCACCAGCTGGCCCTCGCTCCACCCCGAGTAGCCGGCGAACACCCGCAGGCCGCGCACCTTCGGCACCAGGGCGTCCGGGTCGGCGTCCAGGTCGACCAACGCCACCGGACCGTGCACGGCGACCACACCTTCGAGTGAAGCCAGGTCCTGCCCGGTGCGCATCGCGGCGAGGCACAGCGCGGTCTTCTGCTCGACCGGGCCGCCGATGTACACCGCCTGCGGGCGGGTGACGTGCGGGCCCCAGACGGGCAGCACGTCGTGCACCGCCACCTCGCTGGGCCTGTTCAGGACGACCCCGAGGGTGCCCTCGCCGCGGTGGTCGATGACGTAGACCACGGTCCGGCGGAAGTTGGGGTCGACCAGGGTCGGTGCCGCGACCAGCAGCGAACCCGGTTCGACGTCGGCATCAGGGCGCACCACTGCATGATCTCAGAAGACGTGGATCACACCGGGAGCGGAACAACCGGGCTACCGCGGTCGTTGTACGAACCGTCAGGCGTCTTCGTGTCCCCCGGGCTCACTAGAAACCGCCTTCGCGGAATACCGTTCGGCTGGAGCCGCGCTGCGCAAGCCGCCGTGAGGCGACCGGGCGCCTGGCACCAGGGAGGCCGGACCCGCAAGGGTCCGGCCTTCTTGGCCACCACCTCCGGACACCTTCCCGGCCCCCTTCCCCGGCACCACCCTTCGGGCGCGACCTTCGGGCCGGTCCCCGCGGTGCTCCGGTGGTCAGGGAGCCGTTCCGCCGGCAGGAGGCATAGGCTCGTCCCCGTGACCACCGCCGGTGCCGGCACGGCACAGCACCACCTCGGTGCCCGCAAACTCCTCGCCGCGCCGGACTTCCGCAGGCTGCTCGCCTCCAGGCTGGCGGCCCAGTGGGGCGACGGCCTGTTCCAGGCCGGCCTCGCGGGCGCCGTGCTGTTCAACCCCGAGCGCCACTCCGACCCGCTCGCCGTGGCCGCCGGGTTCGCCGTGCTCCTCCTGCCGTACTCGGTGGTCGGACCGTTCGCGGGCGCCCTGCTCGACCGGTGGGACCGCCGCCGCGTGCTCGTCGTGGCGAACCTCGCACGTGGGCTGTTCGTGCTGCTCACCGCCGTTGCGGTCGGGCTCGGACTGGCCGGTGTGCCGCTGTACGCCGCGGCGCTCGTCGTGACGGGCGTCAGCCGGTTCGTCGGTTCCGGGCTGTCCGCGTCGCTGCCGCACGTCGTGCACGAGGACCACCTGGTCGAGGCCAACGCGTTCGTCACCACGGCGGGCGCGCTCACCGCCGTGCTCGGCGCGGGCTGCGCGGTCGGGCTGCGGGAGCTGTTCGGCGCCGGTGACGGCGGCTCGGGGTCCACCACGGCCTTCGCCGTGGTCGGCTCGCTGGCCGCCGCGCTCCTGGCGTCCCGGTTCGGCCGCGGCGCGCTCGGCCCGGACGAGGTCGACGAGCCGAGCCGGACGCTGACCGCCGTCGCGCACGGCCTGCTGGACGGCGCGCGCGCGGCGTGGCGCACCCCCACGGTCGCCGCCGCGCTGCTGGCGCTGCTCGCGCACCGGGCGGCGTTCGGCGTATCGCTGCTGCTCACGCTGCTGCTGATGCGCCACTCGCTGGAGGACTTCGGCCCGCTGAAGGCGGGCCTGGCCGGGCTCGGCGAGGTCGCCGTGGCCGGTGGCGCGGGCATCCTGCTCGCGGGCCTGGTGACCGACCGGGTCGTGGCCGTGCTGGGCCGCCGCGGCACCGTGTGCGGGGCGCTCCTGCTGGCCGCGTCCACCCAGCTGGGCCTCGGCCTGCCGATGCTGCTGCCGACGATCCTCGCCGCGTCGTTCCTGCTCACGTTCGCCGGGCAGGTCGTGAAGCTGTGCGTGGACGCGGCCGTGCAGGGCGACATCGGCGACGAGGTCCGCGGCCGGGTGTTCGCCCTGTACGACACGCTGTTCAACGCCACGCAGGTGGCCGCCGTCACCGCCGCGGCGGCCGTCGTCCCCCTGGACGGCCGGTCACCCGGTCTGGTGGTCGCCGCGACGGCGGCGTACCTGCTCGGACTGCTCGGCTACCTGCTGATGACCCGGCGGACCACTACCTCGGCAGCGGGAGCCTGATCACGCCCGTCTCGTGGGCGTAGACCACCGCCGCCATCCGGTCCCGCAGGCTCAGCGCCCCCAGGATCTCCGACACCACCACCCCCACCTGGCGCTGGCTGATGGCCAGCACCCTCGCGATCTCGTGATCGGCCAACCCCCTGGCCAGGCAGCGGAGCACCGCCCTCTGTCGATCGGTCAGCGCTTCCAGGCCCTGCGCCCGGGTGCCCCCCTCGGACAACCCCCACGCGTTCATGCGACACCACCCCCAGTGCGCGTCCTGCGCACAGGGTCATGGTCCCGCAACCGCCTGTCACTGACCACCCCGTGAGGCCGAGATTGGTCACTTCGGGTGCTCGCCGCGTCACTCGGCGGGCGGCTCGACGCCCTCCGCGCGCGCCCACGCGAGCAGTTCGGCGACCGCCTCGTCGTGGTCCAGGGGACCTCGGTCCAGGCGCAGCTCCTTGAGGAACTTCCACGCCCGGCCGACCAGCGGACCCGGCGGCAGGCCGAGCAGCCGCATGATCTCGTTGCCGTCGAGGTCGGGCCGGACCCGCTTCAGGTCCTCCTCGGCGGCGATCCGCTCGATGCGGCGCTCCAGGTCGTCGTAGGTGCGCTGGAGCGCGTTGGCCTTGCGCCTGTTGCGCGTGGTGCAGTCGGCGCGCACGAGCTTGTGCAGGCGCGGCAGCAGGTGCTCGGCGTCCGTCACGTACCGGCGCACCGCCGAGTCGGTCCACTCGCCGCCGCCGTAGCCGTGGAAGCGCAGGTGGAGGTACACGAGCTGGGCGACGTCCTCGGTGATGTCCTTCGAGTACTTGAGGGCGCGCAAGCGCTTGCGGACCATCTTGGCGCCGACCACCTCGTGGTGGTGGAACGACACCCCGCCACCCTCCTCGAACCGGCGGGTGGCCGGCTTGCCGATGTCGTGCAGCAGCGCGGCGAGCCGGAGGACGAGGTCGGGCTCGGGGCCCTCCTCCAGGTCGATCGCCTGGTCGAGCACGGTGAGGGAGTGGGTGTAGACGTCCTTGTGCTGGTGGTGCTCGTCGATCTCCAGCTTCATCGCGGGCAGCTCGGGCAGCACGACGTCGGCGAGCTTCGCGTCGACCACCAGCTCCACACCGGCGCGCGGGTGCGCCCCGGTGAGCAGCTTCGACAGCTCCACCTGGACGCGCTCGGCCGTGATGCGGCCCAGCTCGCCGGCCATGGCGGCCATGGCCTCGCGGACGCGCGGCGCGACGGTGAACCCGAGCTGCGAGGCGAACCGGGCGGCGCGCAGCATCCGCAGGGGGTCGTCGGAGAAGGACTCCTGCGGCGTGGCGGGCGTGTCCAGCACCCGCTCGCGCAGCGCCCGCCGTCCGCCGGTCGGGTCGATGAGCTGCCGGCCGACCAGGTCGTACGCCATCGCGTTGGCGGTGAAGTCGCGCCGGACCAGGTCGCCCTCGATGGAGTCGCCGAAGGTCACCTCGGGGTTCCGGGACACGCCGTCGTAGCTGTCCGCGCGGAACGTGGTGATCTCCACGGTCTGCCCGTGCTTGCCCGCGCCGACCGTGCCGAACGCGATGCCGGTGTCCCAGATCGCGTCGGCCCACCCCTTGAGCAGCGCGAGGATCTGCGGCGGCCGGGCGTCGGTGGTGAAGTCGAGGTCGCCGGACAGCCTGCCGAGCAGCGCGTCCCGCACGCTGCCACCCACCAGGTAGAGCCGGTGGCCGGCCGCGTGGAAGCGGTCGGCGAGCTCGGCGGCGACGGGGGAGCTCCCCAGGGGGAAGCCGGTCGGCAGGTCCACCACGGCATTGTCCTGCACGGCGGGGGCGTTGGGTCCGGACACGAGGAGCGAGGGTACTGGTCGTGCCACGGGGGCCCGAACGAGTTGTCCACAGGTGGGCCGCGACCGGCGACGGGCCGGCCCGGTTCCCGGTTGACTGGAAATCGGGGGGACCCCTGTGGCCGGGGACCCCTGCTCAAGATCACCCGAAGCGGTCGTCGTCGCCCCGCGCGCGGGCGTCACGACCGCCCCTCCGCCGAGTTGATCACCTGTCGCTACAGGACGGTCACGTCCCGTAATCGCTGGTCGCTACTACCATCAGCGTCATGCCCCAGTCGTCCGGTCGCTCCGGCGGTCCCAAGCCGAGGCGCCGGAACAGGCGTCGCGGTCGCCGGCTGAAGACCGTCGACGAGACGTCGGCGGGCGGGCTGGTGCTCGACTTCGAGCGGCGCGCCGCCGCGGTGATCGGGCGGTTGGACCGGCGGGGGCGGTTGCTGTGGTCCCTGCCGAAGGGGCACATCGAGGCCGGTGAGACCGCTGAGCAGACCGCGGTGCGCGAGGTCGCCGAGGAG
This region of Saccharothrix longispora genomic DNA includes:
- the leuS gene encoding leucine--tRNA ligase: MSTDAADEKPAFRYTAELAGEIEKRWQQHWEEHGTFHAPNPVGPLQGDVPADKLFVQDMFPYPSGSGLHVGHPLGFIGTDVYARYHRMNGRNVLHTMGFDAFGLPAEQYAVQTGRHPRKTTEDNIRTYLRQIRRLGLGHDERRRISTIDPDYYKWTQWIFLQIFNSWYDPRAAKARPIAELVAEFESGERATPDTPWAELTGPEREKLLGQHRLAYLSEAPVNWCPGLGTVLANEEVTADGRSERGNFPVFRRSLRQWMMRITAYSDRLVDDLDRLDWPEKVKAMQRNWIGRSHGARVRFAVGDHDIEVFTTRPDTLFGATYVVLAPEHPLVDVIAAPERADEIAAYRREVARKSDLDRQENKDKTGVFTGAHATNPVNGAQIPVYVADYVLMGYGTGAIMAVPGQDQRDWDFAKKFDLPIIRTVQPSEGFDGEAYTGAGPAINSSHESSLSLDGLDVAEAKKKVIAWLEEHDRGEGTVQFKLRDWLFSRQRYWGEPFPIVYDEDGTPVAVPESMLPIELPEVDDYSPRTFEPEDANSEPSPPLSRAEDWVTVELDLGDGPRKYRRETNTMPNWAGSCWYQLRYVDPTETERFVNAENERYWLGPRPAEHGDADPGGVDLYIGGVEHAVLHLLYARFWQKVLFDLGHLTGDEPYRRLFNQGYIEAYAYTDARGAYVPAERVEERGGKYFFEGGEVRREYGKMGKSLKNVVTPDEMCEKYGADTFRLYEMSMGPMDVSRPWATKDVVGAQRFLQRLWRNLVDESTGELRVTSEEPGEEALRLLHRTIAGVHDDYANLRYNTAGAKLIELNNHVTKHYPGGAPRVLAEPLVLMLAPLSPHVAEELWAKLGHTGSLAHGPFPVADEAYLVEDTAEYPIQVNGKVRARVVVAASASQDEVRAAALAEGKVAELLAGKEPRKVIVVPGRLVNVVL
- a CDS encoding CCA tRNA nucleotidyltransferase — translated: MSGPNAPAVQDNAVVDLPTGFPLGSSPVAAELADRFHAAGHRLYLVGGSVRDALLGRLSGDLDFTTDARPPQILALLKGWADAIWDTGIAFGTVGAGKHGQTVEITTFRADSYDGVSRNPEVTFGDSIEGDLVRRDFTANAMAYDLVGRQLIDPTGGRRALRERVLDTPATPQESFSDDPLRMLRAARFASQLGFTVAPRVREAMAAMAGELGRITAERVQVELSKLLTGAHPRAGVELVVDAKLADVVLPELPAMKLEIDEHHQHKDVYTHSLTVLDQAIDLEEGPEPDLVLRLAALLHDIGKPATRRFEEGGGVSFHHHEVVGAKMVRKRLRALKYSKDITEDVAQLVYLHLRFHGYGGGEWTDSAVRRYVTDAEHLLPRLHKLVRADCTTRNRRKANALQRTYDDLERRIERIAAEEDLKRVRPDLDGNEIMRLLGLPPGPLVGRAWKFLKELRLDRGPLDHDEAVAELLAWARAEGVEPPAE
- a CDS encoding YqgE/AlgH family protein, which gives rise to MRPDADVEPGSLLVAAPTLVDPNFRRTVVYVIDHRGEGTLGVVLNRPSEVAVHDVLPVWGPHVTRPQAVYIGGPVEQKTALCLAAMRTGQDLASLEGVVAVHGPVALVDLDADPDALVPKVRGLRVFAGYSGWSEGQLVGEVERGDWIVVKGLPDDVLTPPGVDLWGRVLRRQGMPTALLATFPTDVRRN
- a CDS encoding response regulator transcription factor — encoded protein: MNAWGLSEGGTRAQGLEALTDRQRAVLRCLARGLADHEIARVLAISQRQVGVVVSEILGALSLRDRMAAVVYAHETGVIRLPLPR
- a CDS encoding SdpI family protein, with the translated sequence MNIVLPVVLGLIGVAFGAVGFLGLRGALHRNRFFGVRTKATLRDDEAFALANKIAAVPTLAAGAIALVAAVAGAVNPAASLVIGLIGLVGSVVVASAGGVLGHRAAEVMPESAPAGCGGCACAGGGCGVLSRA
- a CDS encoding MFS transporter, encoding MTTAGAGTAQHHLGARKLLAAPDFRRLLASRLAAQWGDGLFQAGLAGAVLFNPERHSDPLAVAAGFAVLLLPYSVVGPFAGALLDRWDRRRVLVVANLARGLFVLLTAVAVGLGLAGVPLYAAALVVTGVSRFVGSGLSASLPHVVHEDHLVEANAFVTTAGALTAVLGAGCAVGLRELFGAGDGGSGSTTAFAVVGSLAAALLASRFGRGALGPDEVDEPSRTLTAVAHGLLDGARAAWRTPTVAAALLALLAHRAAFGVSLLLTLLLMRHSLEDFGPLKAGLAGLGEVAVAGGAGILLAGLVTDRVVAVLGRRGTVCGALLLAASTQLGLGLPMLLPTILAASFLLTFAGQVVKLCVDAAVQGDIGDEVRGRVFALYDTLFNATQVAAVTAAAAVVPLDGRSPGLVVAATAAYLLGLLGYLLMTRRTTTSAAGA